TATTAACAGACGTCCCGACGACAACGACCCGTGTCGCATCCGTGATGTTGCGACTCTCGGCCGCCCCCGCCCGGCAGTCCAGCGTAAAGTTCTCGTTCGTCCCCCCGACCCCGCCGATCCAGCACCGGATCTCCGATACCCGGTCCATGTTCATCCCGCCGTGGACCATGAACGTGACCGTCTCCCCCGACCGGGCCGCCGTCACCGCGACGGTCTTGGGCTCCTCCGGCATCTGTATCCCGTAGATCATCGATGCCGCAACCGCGGCGAAGATGACCACGAGCGCCACCATCAGGACCGTGCTCACCACCTCCGAGACCCCGGCGTCCGTATCCGCACGCACCATATGAAAGAGGACTATCCCCGGCGCCCCATGATAAGGCTGTCTATATTGTACCGGGACGCGGGTATCCTTCCGATGCGGGTATAACCGCGGGAAATGTTCTTCGCGGAAACGGGGGCCGGGCCTCCCGGAGCACCAGGTTCATGCCTCGCGGCGGCATACTACCCGGTATGCCCGAGGAGACGACCACAATCGAGATCTTCGCGTCCGACCGGGACAGGCTGAACCGCCTTCGTCGCTATCCCCGAGAACCTTACCGTTCCAGAGTGTGCCGGCTGCTGGAGCAGGCCGAGGACTGCGAACCCCTGAGCCTGGAGACGATCGCCGATATCCAGGCGTCGCTCGACGATATCCGGCGGGGCGAGTTTGTAACGCACGAGGCACTGAAGCGGGACCTGGGGATTGAGTGAGATACAAAGTCCAGCGAAGGTTAAAGCGCCTTACAGAGGGAGCTGCCGCCCTGAACGTCGGGGCGCTGGAACTGCTGGCGGAGTATCACTGTAACAGGGAGGACTGTTACGGTAGACGAGTTAGTGTATCATAATTCAGTGATTAGGTATGATACAGCAGCGTCCGGACAGATGGCGCCGGACGTTCAGGCATCGCCTCATCCCGGATCTTTCTCGCCAGAGGCGCTTACGCAACCCGGAACCGTCCGCCCCGGCAACCCTTATCACATCCCGCGCCACACGGCAGCATCCCCGCCCGTGCCACCGCAAACAGCGGGACCGGCCCGGAGGGAGACGGAGGAGATATGAAGGTCCTGGTCATCATGGGGAGTCCCCGGAAGGGCAACACCTACCGGGCGGCGCAGAGGATCGAGGAGACGATGCGGTCCCTCGGCGACGTCGAGTTCGAATACCTCATGCTCAGGGACGTCGGGCTCGAACCCTGCCGGGGCTGCATGGCGTGCTTCGAGTGGGGCGAAGAGCGCTGCCCCGTCCGTGACGACGCCCCCGCCGTCGGGCAGAAACTGCACGACGCCGACGGGGTGATCTTCGCATCCCCGGTCTACGGCCTCGCCGTCACCGCCCTCATGAAGACCTTCATCGACCGGTTCTCCTATGTCTTCCACCGCCCCCGGTTCTTCGACAAAAAAGCCCTCCTCCTCGTCACCTCCGGT
This portion of the Methanoculleus caldifontis genome encodes:
- a CDS encoding type IV pilin N-terminal domain-containing protein, yielding MVRADTDAGVSEVVSTVLMVALVVIFAAVAASMIYGIQMPEEPKTVAVTAARSGETVTFMVHGGMNMDRVSEIRCWIGGVGGTNENFTLDCRAGAAESRNITDATRVVVVGTSVNNESWILFDKTL